A window from Oligoflexus sp. encodes these proteins:
- a CDS encoding response regulator, whose product MLKTKILVVEDNLEICLLYTRLLQKHGFNVAVSYNGEEALRIVHNYKPDLIITDLMMPVMDGVEMLQKLREDPETRELPAIITSAAWDWAHEHQDLWQSFIGKPANLRQLITTIDTLISTHNSPE is encoded by the coding sequence ATGCTGAAGACTAAAATCCTGGTGGTCGAGGACAATCTGGAAATCTGCCTTCTCTACACGCGTTTGCTGCAGAAGCATGGCTTTAACGTGGCCGTTTCCTACAATGGCGAGGAAGCACTGCGGATCGTCCATAACTACAAGCCGGATCTGATCATCACCGACCTCATGATGCCCGTCATGGACGGCGTCGAGATGCTTCAAAAGCTGCGCGAGGACCCGGAAACCCGCGAACTTCCAGCCATCATCACCAGTGCCGCCTGGGACTGGGCCCACGAGCATCAGGACCTTTGGCAGTCCTTCATCGGCAAGCCTGCGAATCTAAGGCAGCTGATTACAACCATCGACACACTCATTTCGACGCACAATAGTCCAGAATAG
- a CDS encoding hybrid sensor histidine kinase/response regulator, producing MRKTLKVLMIEDSEMDSALLTEALEHSGYDVQTTRIETEKDLRLCLQENWDIILSDYNLPAFSGLKALQVLAESAQDIPTIIVSGIIGEERAASVIKAGAHDFIMKDNLSRLGPAVEIQILEWKVRAEKRRTDRALRESEERMRVLVDGIKDYAIFMLSPEGHLQSWNNGVQRILGYAEDEFIGLPFATIFTSEDQAAGVPEAELAAAIREGRAESERWCMRKNGTSFWVSGATNALRGADGELLGFAKIMRDETERKASTEERERLYFKAQEANRIKDEFLATLSHELRTPLNAIIGFSELLSMDSPDSEDFAYSLDAIHRNAQMQNQLITDLLDVSRIITGKLTLDMQPVQLADVLQEAMVSVQLAARSKGISITTEFAAEPRPVLGDKTRLQQVFWNLLNNAVKFTPNSGRILVRLHSTDGRLLIDVEDNGRGIEPDFLPYVFERFRQEDGSKTRHFGGLGLGLAIVRHIVEAHGGTVHVTSRGKNQGAKFTVYLLPLAKASEGAEPPYASPGLDKKTRGSHPFCSDILRGRHVLIVDDQRDARELIRRVMDRAEAFVMEAASAEEALERLAGDKPDLIICDIGLPDEDGYSLLRRIREQIDPDRLIPTIALTAYVREEDRNQALAASFDIHLGKPILPTDLLEASSSLLQKHLELMQTSPASATVMT from the coding sequence ATGAGAAAAACACTCAAAGTCCTGATGATCGAGGATTCTGAGATGGATAGCGCGCTGTTGACCGAAGCCCTGGAACACAGTGGCTACGACGTGCAGACGACGCGCATTGAAACGGAAAAAGACCTGCGGCTCTGTCTGCAGGAAAATTGGGACATCATACTTTCAGATTACAATCTGCCGGCTTTCAGCGGGCTCAAGGCCCTGCAGGTTCTGGCGGAATCGGCTCAGGATATTCCCACTATCATCGTCTCGGGGATCATAGGCGAAGAGCGCGCGGCTTCGGTGATCAAGGCCGGTGCCCACGATTTCATCATGAAGGACAATCTTTCAAGGCTCGGCCCGGCCGTCGAGATTCAAATCCTGGAATGGAAGGTCCGCGCGGAGAAACGCAGGACCGACCGCGCTCTGCGTGAAAGCGAAGAGCGCATGCGGGTGCTTGTGGATGGCATCAAAGACTACGCGATCTTCATGCTGAGCCCCGAGGGACACCTGCAAAGCTGGAATAACGGCGTGCAGCGAATCCTCGGCTATGCGGAAGACGAATTCATCGGCCTTCCCTTCGCCACAATTTTCACCAGCGAGGATCAGGCCGCCGGCGTTCCCGAGGCCGAGCTGGCCGCTGCGATACGGGAAGGACGGGCCGAAAGCGAACGCTGGTGCATGCGGAAGAATGGAACGTCTTTTTGGGTATCGGGCGCGACCAATGCGCTGCGGGGAGCGGATGGCGAATTGCTCGGCTTTGCCAAGATCATGCGGGATGAAACCGAACGCAAGGCCAGTACCGAGGAGCGGGAAAGGCTTTATTTCAAGGCTCAGGAAGCCAATCGCATCAAGGATGAATTTCTGGCGACGCTGTCCCATGAGCTGCGGACGCCTTTGAATGCGATCATCGGTTTTTCTGAACTCCTGTCGATGGACAGCCCGGATAGCGAAGATTTCGCGTATTCGCTGGATGCGATTCATCGCAATGCGCAGATGCAGAATCAGTTGATCACCGATCTTTTGGATGTGTCGCGGATCATCACCGGGAAACTGACATTGGATATGCAGCCGGTGCAGCTGGCGGATGTTCTGCAGGAGGCTATGGTTTCCGTCCAGCTCGCGGCTCGTTCGAAAGGCATCAGCATCACGACGGAATTCGCCGCGGAGCCAAGGCCTGTCCTCGGGGACAAGACGAGGCTTCAGCAGGTCTTTTGGAATCTTTTGAACAATGCGGTGAAGTTCACGCCGAATAGCGGGCGTATCCTGGTCCGCCTTCATTCGACGGATGGGCGACTTCTGATCGATGTCGAGGATAATGGCCGGGGCATCGAACCGGATTTTCTGCCTTATGTTTTCGAGCGTTTCCGCCAGGAGGATGGATCAAAGACCCGGCACTTCGGAGGGCTTGGCCTGGGTTTGGCTATCGTTCGGCACATCGTCGAAGCGCATGGCGGCACCGTGCACGTCACAAGCCGTGGCAAGAATCAGGGGGCGAAGTTTACCGTTTATCTTCTGCCTTTGGCCAAGGCCTCGGAAGGCGCCGAGCCTCCTTATGCCTCGCCGGGCCTGGATAAAAAAACCAGGGGCAGCCATCCTTTTTGTTCCGACATCCTGCGCGGCCGTCACGTCCTGATTGTCGACGATCAAAGGGATGCGCGGGAACTGATCCGCCGGGTCATGGATCGAGCTGAGGCCTTCGTCATGGAAGCCGCAAGCGCCGAGGAGGCTTTGGAACGACTCGCGGGTGACAAGCCTGATTTGATCATCTGTGATATTGGGCTGCCTGATGAAGATGGTTATTCCCTTTTAAGACGCATCCGGGAACAGATCGACCCGGATCGCTTGATTCCCACGATTGCTCTGACGGCTTACGTGCGCGAAGAAGATCGAAACCAGGCGTTGGCGGCTTCCTTCGACATTCATCTGGGCAAACCCATTTTGCCGACGGATTTGCTGGAGGCCAGCTCGTCTCTTCTTCAAAAGCATCTTGAGCTGATGCAGACGAGCCCTGCAAGTGCAACAGTAATGACTTAG
- a CDS encoding ATPase domain-containing protein codes for MPTGISGLDQVLKGGFTCGSLVIINGGPGTGKTVFGNQICFNQARLSQQAAIYVVFLSESKDQMIQYVSRFSFFNATQVGRKVIYLDSSSVLENEGLDGLLHLLQETVIRMNASILILDGIASLEDRAENPGDFKKFVHSLHIFGPMSGCTTFLLRSKLNRNIYPEDAIADSIISFNNVTKSAAMLRRMEVGKLRGSSYLSGKHSLEIGEQGMHIYPRIEELYAHPSEATDDITTRLRFGIPKLDDMTNGGIFRGSATTILGAPGTGKTLLGLTFLEEGARQGEPGIYFGCYEPPQRLLAKAGKIGIEVERFQARGLLHFIWQPALQRKNIDAIAEQLLNEVQAVKARRVFIDGIEVFKSGALHPSRVGTFLSALTNRLRSLGATSVFSEETPIFTREIEMPVQDLAAVLENIIFLRFVEMGAQLRRLIAILKMRESGYNPLFHELDISDQGFAIHDTFREVTSVLTGVARPANPSMLQPSTKDE; via the coding sequence ATGCCGACCGGCATTTCAGGCCTGGATCAGGTGCTGAAAGGCGGCTTTACCTGCGGCTCGCTGGTCATTATCAACGGCGGCCCCGGCACGGGCAAGACGGTCTTTGGCAATCAAATATGTTTCAATCAGGCACGCTTGTCTCAACAGGCGGCCATCTATGTGGTCTTTCTATCTGAATCGAAAGATCAGATGATACAGTATGTCTCGCGCTTCTCCTTTTTCAATGCGACACAGGTGGGACGCAAGGTTATTTATCTCGACAGTTCCAGCGTCCTGGAAAACGAGGGCCTGGATGGGCTTCTGCATCTGCTCCAGGAAACCGTTATCCGGATGAACGCCTCGATCCTCATTCTCGACGGCATCGCCTCGCTCGAAGATCGCGCCGAGAATCCGGGTGACTTCAAAAAGTTCGTGCATTCCCTTCATATCTTCGGACCGATGTCGGGCTGCACGACCTTTCTCCTGCGCTCCAAGCTCAACCGCAATATTTATCCGGAAGATGCCATCGCGGATTCGATTATCTCCTTCAACAACGTGACGAAGTCGGCCGCCATGCTGAGGCGCATGGAAGTGGGCAAGCTGCGCGGCAGCAGTTATCTTTCGGGCAAGCATTCCCTTGAGATTGGCGAGCAGGGTATGCACATCTATCCGCGCATCGAAGAACTTTATGCGCATCCGTCCGAGGCCACCGACGACATCACCACGCGGCTTCGCTTCGGGATTCCTAAACTTGATGATATGACCAATGGCGGCATCTTTCGCGGATCAGCGACCACGATTCTGGGTGCACCGGGCACCGGCAAAACTCTGCTCGGCTTGACTTTTCTTGAGGAAGGGGCGCGACAGGGCGAGCCTGGGATTTACTTTGGTTGTTACGAACCGCCGCAGCGCCTTCTGGCCAAAGCTGGCAAGATTGGAATCGAGGTCGAACGTTTCCAGGCGCGGGGATTGCTTCATTTCATCTGGCAGCCGGCGCTGCAGCGCAAAAACATAGACGCGATCGCCGAACAGCTTTTGAATGAGGTACAGGCGGTCAAGGCCAGGCGGGTTTTCATTGATGGGATTGAAGTCTTCAAATCGGGGGCCTTGCATCCCTCGCGCGTTGGAACATTTTTATCCGCGTTGACCAATCGCCTGCGATCTTTGGGGGCGACGTCTGTCTTTTCCGAAGAGACGCCTATCTTTACCCGTGAGATTGAAATGCCTGTCCAGGATTTGGCAGCGGTTTTGGAGAACATCATTTTTCTGAGGTTTGTGGAAATGGGGGCGCAATTGCGGCGTTTAATCGCTATCCTTAAGATGAGGGAAAGCGGTTATAATCCTTTGTTCCATGAGCTTGATATTTCCGATCAGGGTTTTGCCATCCATGATACGTTCAGGGAAGTGACGTCTGTCCTGACCGGAGTGGCTCGTCCGGCGAATCCCTCCATGCTTCAGCCATCGACGAAGGATGAGTGA
- a CDS encoding response regulator, with translation MNLLTRKSILLVEDNRDDEELTLLALQENRLLNEIHVVRDGAEALDFLLAQGLYAHRNPRTLPQVVLLDLKLPKLSGLEVLQRMRSHPTLKLLPVVILTTSLEEKDIMESYDLGANSYIRKPVDFSNFLEAVRQLSLYWLVLNEAPRIF, from the coding sequence ATGAATCTCTTGACTCGAAAAAGCATTCTGCTGGTCGAGGATAATCGCGATGATGAGGAACTTACCCTCCTCGCCCTGCAGGAAAATCGCCTGCTGAATGAGATCCATGTCGTGCGTGATGGGGCCGAGGCCTTGGATTTTCTGCTGGCGCAGGGGCTCTATGCGCATAGAAACCCACGCACCCTGCCCCAGGTGGTGCTGCTCGATCTTAAGCTGCCGAAACTCAGCGGTTTGGAAGTTCTGCAGCGCATGCGGTCCCATCCGACTTTGAAACTTTTGCCAGTGGTCATCCTCACGACCTCGCTGGAGGAAAAGGACATCATGGAAAGCTATGATCTGGGAGCGAACAGCTATATTCGGAAGCCGGTTGATTTCAGCAATTTTTTGGAAGCCGTGCGGCAACTTTCGTTATACTGGCTGGTGCTGAACGAGGCGCCTCGGATTTTTTAA